The Denticeps clupeoides chromosome 5, fDenClu1.1, whole genome shotgun sequence genome includes a region encoding these proteins:
- the LOC114789911 gene encoding cystatin-like has translation MERTVLSLLVMAAATRIVEEDVDQSDPEVQACASFALESFNDSSHLYQITKFHSLKKQNIGAGQYDMDVEVMKCMKSGEAQVEGSCPVENTSDVQVFRCHFVVLSAPWKKQRVLIKSSCIHQV, from the exons ATGGAGCGAACAGTTCTTTCACTACTGGTCATGGCAGCGGCAACAAGGATTGTAGAAGAAGATGTGGACCAATCAGACCCTGAGGTTCAGGCCTGTGCATCTTTCGCTCTTGAATCTTTCAATGATAGTAGCCACCTGTACCAGATCACCAAGTTCCACTCTCTCAAGAAGCAG AATATTGGTGCGGGCCAGTATGACATGGACGTAGAGGTGATGAAATGTATGAAGAGTGGGGAGGCACAGGTTGAGGGTTCTTGCCCTGTGGAGAACACATCTGACGTGCAG gtGTTCCGCTGTCACTTTGTGGTTCTCAGTGCTCCCTGGAAAAAGCAAAGGGTTCTGATAAAGAGCTCCTGCATCCATCAGGTCTAG